The following proteins come from a genomic window of Pseudomonas putida:
- a CDS encoding ABC transporter permease: MNSLRITVQALCSHWWRHRLQCISIFTGLWLATALWAGVQALNTQARNDYAQASAVLAGPARPQLVARSGQRFDQALYVQLRRLGWPVTPVLEGRLRLAAAPQVALRLVGIEPLGLLPGMAVAGADVQDFDLQAFVGTPGQAWVGPDTLRQLGRQPGEQLTTVDGQVLPPLTMHAQLAPGVVVVDIGQAQALLNAPGQLSWLLSDSDQPLPSDIAARLKLQPPGDDADLQRLTASFHLNLTALGLLAFVVGLFIAHAAIGLALEQRRGLIRTLRACGVSLQVLLAALALELGLFAVLGGVAGVAAGYLLAALMLPDFASSLRGLYGAQVAGELHLPATWWLAGIAVSLLGALLAGLDSLLRAARLPLLALAQPQAWRLAQVPWLRRQGGAGAVLLMVAGGCGYLGNGLPSAFGMLAALLLAAALLLPGLLALLLGGLARVCKRPLAQWFVADSRQQLPALSLALMALLLALAASVGVGGMTEGFRRTFIGWLDQRLAADVYVTPRDSAQAQQIYARLLADRTVSAVLPSWRVDWRLQQWPVQVQGVDDHPFYRQHWPLLQQAPGAWQALAAGRGAMLSEQLARRLGLAVGQTLQLPGEPPQAMTVVGVYADYGNPKGHVLVNAGWLRSHAPAASLAGFSLLVPPERVAALKDELQRRYALDDNQVVEQARLKAWSSEVFSRTFAVTAALNSLTLGVAGVALFISQLTLSQRRLGQLAPLWALGVPRRWLAWLSLGQTLMLSCFTVLLAIPLGLLLAWCLVAVVNVQAFGWRLPWHVFTGQLVQLAVLGLLTSLLASAWPLWQLARSQPSALLRQFADES; this comes from the coding sequence ATGAACAGCTTGCGGATCACCGTGCAGGCCCTGTGCAGCCATTGGTGGCGTCACCGGCTGCAGTGCATCAGCATCTTCACCGGTTTGTGGCTGGCCACGGCCCTGTGGGCCGGCGTTCAGGCGCTCAACACTCAGGCGCGCAACGACTACGCACAAGCCAGTGCGGTGCTCGCCGGGCCTGCCCGCCCGCAATTGGTGGCACGCTCGGGGCAGCGCTTCGACCAGGCGCTGTATGTGCAATTGCGCAGGCTAGGCTGGCCGGTGACGCCGGTGCTGGAAGGGCGCTTGCGGCTGGCTGCAGCGCCGCAGGTTGCGCTGCGCCTGGTCGGGATCGAGCCGCTTGGCCTGTTGCCGGGCATGGCCGTTGCCGGTGCCGATGTGCAGGATTTTGACCTGCAGGCGTTCGTGGGTACGCCGGGGCAAGCGTGGGTGGGCCCGGACACGCTGCGCCAGCTGGGGCGCCAACCCGGCGAGCAGCTGACCACGGTGGACGGGCAAGTATTGCCGCCGCTTACCATGCATGCGCAGCTGGCACCGGGTGTGGTGGTGGTCGACATCGGCCAGGCGCAGGCCTTGCTCAATGCCCCCGGGCAATTGTCGTGGCTGCTCAGCGACAGTGACCAGCCACTGCCGAGCGACATTGCGGCGAGGCTGAAGCTGCAGCCGCCCGGGGATGATGCCGACCTGCAGCGGCTGACCGCCAGCTTTCACCTGAACCTCACCGCCCTCGGCCTGCTGGCCTTCGTGGTGGGGCTGTTCATTGCCCATGCGGCCATTGGCCTGGCGCTGGAACAGCGGCGCGGGTTGATCCGCACCTTGCGCGCTTGTGGTGTGAGCTTGCAGGTGCTGCTGGCAGCCCTTGCCCTGGAGCTGGGGTTGTTTGCCGTGCTGGGCGGTGTGGCAGGCGTGGCTGCAGGTTACCTGCTGGCCGCACTGATGCTGCCTGATTTCGCCTCCAGCCTGCGCGGGCTTTATGGCGCCCAGGTGGCGGGGGAGCTGCACTTGCCGGCCACCTGGTGGCTGGCAGGCATTGCCGTCAGCCTGTTGGGCGCGTTGCTGGCGGGGCTCGACAGCCTGCTGCGTGCCGCGCGCCTGCCATTGCTGGCCTTGGCGCAGCCCCAGGCCTGGCGCCTGGCGCAAGTGCCGTGGTTGCGGCGCCAGGGTGGCGCCGGCGCCGTGCTGCTGATGGTGGCGGGGGGCTGCGGCTACCTGGGCAATGGGCTGCCCAGTGCATTCGGCATGCTGGCGGCTTTGCTGCTGGCGGCGGCGCTGTTGTTGCCGGGGTTGCTGGCGCTCTTGCTCGGCGGCTTGGCGCGGGTGTGCAAGCGCCCGCTGGCGCAGTGGTTCGTTGCCGACAGCCGCCAGCAACTACCGGCCTTGAGCCTGGCGTTGATGGCGCTGTTGCTGGCCTTGGCCGCCAGTGTCGGGGTTGGCGGCATGACCGAAGGCTTTCGCCGCACCTTCATCGGCTGGCTGGACCAGCGCCTGGCCGCCGATGTGTACGTCACGCCCCGCGACAGCGCGCAGGCGCAGCAGATCTACGCGCGCTTGCTGGCAGACCGTACCGTCAGCGCGGTGCTGCCCAGCTGGCGGGTGGACTGGCGCCTGCAGCAGTGGCCGGTGCAGGTACAGGGGGTGGATGATCACCCTTTCTACCGCCAGCACTGGCCACTGCTGCAGCAGGCACCGGGCGCCTGGCAGGCGCTGGCCGCCGGCCGTGGTGCAATGCTCAGCGAGCAACTTGCCCGTCGCCTTGGCCTGGCTGTAGGGCAGACGCTGCAGTTGCCTGGCGAGCCGCCCCAGGCCATGACCGTGGTGGGCGTTTATGCCGACTATGGCAACCCCAAGGGCCATGTGCTGGTAAACGCCGGCTGGTTGCGTAGCCATGCACCAGCGGCCAGCCTTGCGGGTTTCAGCCTGCTGGTGCCGCCTGAACGGGTGGCTGCGCTGAAGGATGAACTGCAACGGCGCTATGCCCTGGATGACAATCAGGTGGTGGAGCAGGCCCGCCTCAAAGCCTGGTCCAGCGAGGTGTTCAGCCGCACCTTCGCGGTCACGGCGGCATTGAACAGCCTGACTCTAGGGGTTGCCGGCGTGGCGTTGTTCATCAGCCAGCTGACCTTGAGCCAGCGCCGCCTGGGGCAGTTGGCACCGTTGTGGGCCTTGGGTGTACCACGGCGCTGGCTGGCCTGGCTGAGCCTGGGGCAAACGCTGATGCTCAGCTGCTTCACCGTGCTGCTGGCGATCCCCTTGGGCCTGCTGCTGGCCTGGTGCCTGGTGGCGGTGGTGAATGTGCAGGCGTTCGGCTGGCGTCTGCCTTGGCATGTATTTACCGGGCAACTGGTGCAACTGGCCGTACTGGGCCTGTTGACTAGCCTGCTGGCCAGTGCCTGGCCGTTGTGGCAACTGGCACGCAGCCAGCCAAGTGCGCTGTTGAGGCAATTTGCCGATGAAAGCTGA
- a CDS encoding lipocalin-like domain-containing protein — protein MKAETLLLMACLLLAGCDPPAPEPKSYAGLGDDAAAFRQVIPGHALEFPRDHGAHGGFRIEWWYVTANLRDAQGRDWGVQWTLFRSALRPGPETWNWNSPNLWMGHAALTGPGGHQVSETLARGGVGQAGVEAQPFRAWINDWSLQGKPGVDRLQMRARGQGFGYDLALTSDQPLLLHGVQGYSEKSGKGQASYYYSQPFYTVSGEVEREGQRVAVTGQAWLDREWSSQPLAAGQSGWDWFSLHLGTGAKLMLFQVREDQGPPYRAGTWVDAQGQARALQGGQIELTPLAWTRQDNGKKVPTRWRVKVPAVQVDVEVDALEPKAWMGTRFPYWEGPVRVGKEGRGYLEMTGY, from the coding sequence ATGAAAGCTGAAACCTTGCTATTGATGGCCTGCCTGCTGCTGGCAGGGTGCGACCCGCCTGCGCCAGAACCCAAGAGTTATGCGGGCCTGGGCGACGATGCGGCGGCGTTCAGGCAGGTGATACCAGGGCATGCGCTGGAATTTCCACGTGACCATGGCGCGCATGGGGGCTTTCGTATCGAATGGTGGTACGTCACCGCCAACCTGCGCGATGCCCAGGGCCGTGACTGGGGTGTGCAATGGACGTTGTTCCGCTCGGCCTTGCGGCCTGGGCCTGAGACCTGGAACTGGAACAGCCCCAACCTGTGGATGGGCCACGCCGCGCTGACCGGCCCGGGCGGCCACCAGGTCAGTGAAACGCTCGCGCGCGGTGGGGTTGGCCAGGCGGGCGTCGAGGCACAACCGTTCCGGGCGTGGATCAACGACTGGTCGCTGCAGGGCAAACCCGGAGTCGACCGCCTGCAGATGCGGGCCAGGGGCCAAGGGTTTGGTTATGACCTTGCCCTCACCAGTGATCAGCCGCTGCTGCTGCACGGTGTGCAGGGTTACAGCGAAAAATCCGGCAAGGGCCAGGCGTCGTACTACTACAGCCAGCCGTTCTACACGGTTAGTGGCGAGGTCGAGCGCGAGGGGCAGCGGGTCGCCGTCACAGGGCAGGCCTGGCTTGACCGGGAATGGAGCAGCCAGCCGTTGGCCGCCGGGCAAAGTGGCTGGGACTGGTTTTCGCTGCACCTGGGCACGGGCGCCAAGCTGATGCTGTTCCAGGTGCGCGAGGACCAGGGGCCGCCTTACCGCGCGGGCACCTGGGTCGATGCCCAAGGGCAGGCGCGTGCGCTGCAGGGCGGGCAGATCGAGCTGACACCGCTGGCCTGGACGCGGCAGGACAATGGCAAAAAGGTGCCCACCCGTTGGCGGGTCAAGGTGCCAGCGGTACAGGTGGATGTCGAGGTGGATGCGCTGGAGCCCAAGGCCTGGATGGGCACGCGCTTCCCTTACTGGGAGGGCCCGGTGCGTGTGGGTAAGGAGGGGCGTGGGTATCTGGAAATGACGGGCTATTGA
- a CDS encoding aldo/keto reductase, with the protein MQYVKLGNTGLDVSKLCLGCMTFGEPGAGTHPWTLGEADSRPIIRHAVEQGINFFDTANSYSAGTSELILGKLLKAFTRREETVIATKVFFPANMWEGSTRPNEQGLSRKAIMANIDASLTRLGTDYVDLYQIHRWDYHTPIEETMEALHDVVKAGKARYIGASSMYAWQFAKAQQVAASNGWSRFVSMQNYLNLIYREEEREMIPLCLDQGVGLMPWSPMARGRLTRPHGQQTERTRTDISGRSFYEKTEVEDGRVIDVVEQIARERGVPMAQVALAWVLGKQGVSAPIVGASKVAQLDDAIGALQFELSAEEVERLQAPYVPHAVTGFK; encoded by the coding sequence ATGCAGTACGTCAAGTTGGGCAACACCGGCCTGGATGTTTCGAAACTGTGCCTGGGCTGCATGACCTTCGGCGAGCCGGGCGCCGGCACCCACCCCTGGACCCTCGGCGAAGCCGACAGCCGCCCGATCATCCGCCACGCCGTGGAGCAAGGCATCAACTTCTTCGACACCGCCAACAGCTACTCGGCCGGCACCTCGGAGCTGATCCTGGGCAAGCTGCTGAAGGCGTTCACCCGCCGCGAAGAAACCGTGATCGCCACCAAGGTGTTCTTCCCGGCCAACATGTGGGAAGGCAGCACCCGGCCCAACGAGCAGGGCCTGTCACGCAAGGCGATCATGGCCAACATCGACGCCAGCCTCACCCGGCTTGGGACCGACTATGTCGACCTGTACCAGATCCACCGCTGGGACTACCACACCCCGATCGAGGAGACCATGGAGGCGCTGCACGATGTGGTCAAAGCCGGCAAGGCGCGCTACATCGGCGCATCCTCGATGTATGCTTGGCAGTTCGCCAAAGCCCAGCAGGTGGCGGCCAGCAACGGCTGGAGCCGCTTCGTGTCGATGCAGAACTACCTCAACCTGATCTACCGCGAGGAAGAGCGCGAAATGATCCCGCTGTGCCTGGACCAGGGCGTGGGCCTGATGCCCTGGAGCCCGATGGCCCGCGGCCGGCTGACCCGCCCGCATGGCCAGCAGACTGAACGTACCCGTACCGACATTTCCGGCCGGTCGTTCTATGAGAAGACCGAAGTGGAGGACGGCCGGGTGATCGATGTGGTCGAACAGATAGCCCGCGAGCGTGGCGTGCCCATGGCGCAGGTGGCGCTGGCCTGGGTACTGGGCAAGCAAGGGGTTTCGGCGCCGATCGTGGGCGCGTCGAAGGTGGCGCAGCTCGATGATGCGATTGGCGCGTTGCAGTTCGAGCTCAGCGCCGAAGAAGTGGAGCGCTTGCAAGCGCCCTACGTGCCGCATGCAGTGACGGGCTTCAAGTAG
- a CDS encoding LysR family transcriptional regulator: protein MFDWEDLRHFCAFISTGSLSAAAKQLGVDHATVARRIAALEAALNLKLVDRRPRAYVLTEQGRRVGDYAEQMTQASFALEHFASAGQQQVEGQVVLAAPPALLGSLIARRLATLCNRYPQLHLKLVGSKSRASLARREADISVALARPSEPTLVASLLGYLDYRLYAAPGYLRSTSTPRYIGYDQSQAKSAQQQWLLAQTHHQPFVVQSNDLRIQAQAAAGGIGIACLPAFMAQEHGLQAIGEETQTMSIELWLAVHEDVRNTPRIKAVTDFLQQQVKPLLRL, encoded by the coding sequence ATGTTCGATTGGGAAGACCTGCGCCATTTCTGCGCCTTCATCAGCACCGGCTCCCTGTCGGCCGCAGCCAAGCAGCTGGGCGTCGACCACGCCACCGTGGCCCGGCGCATCGCCGCACTGGAAGCTGCGCTCAACCTCAAGCTGGTCGACCGCCGCCCCAGGGCTTACGTGCTGACCGAGCAAGGCCGCCGGGTGGGCGATTACGCCGAGCAGATGACCCAGGCCTCCTTCGCCCTGGAACACTTCGCCAGCGCAGGCCAGCAGCAGGTTGAAGGCCAGGTGGTACTGGCCGCCCCGCCCGCCTTGCTCGGCAGCCTCATTGCGCGGCGCCTGGCCACGCTGTGCAACCGCTACCCGCAGCTGCACCTGAAACTGGTCGGCAGCAAGTCGCGCGCCTCGCTGGCGCGCCGCGAGGCCGATATCAGCGTGGCCCTGGCCAGGCCCAGCGAGCCCACCCTGGTGGCCAGCCTGCTGGGTTACCTGGATTACCGCCTGTACGCCGCCCCCGGCTACCTGCGCAGCACCAGCACGCCGCGCTATATCGGCTACGACCAGTCCCAGGCCAAGTCGGCGCAGCAACAGTGGCTGCTCGCCCAGACCCACCACCAGCCCTTTGTAGTGCAAAGCAACGATTTGCGCATCCAGGCCCAGGCCGCTGCCGGCGGCATCGGCATTGCCTGCCTGCCGGCATTCATGGCCCAGGAGCATGGCTTGCAGGCCATCGGGGAGGAAACACAGACCATGAGCATCGAACTATGGCTGGCCGTGCATGAAGACGTGCGCAACACACCGCGCATCAAGGCCGTCACCGATTTTTTGCAGCAACAGGTCAAGCCACTGCTGCGCTTGTGA